The Prochlorococcus marinus CUG1416 genome has a segment encoding these proteins:
- a CDS encoding recombinase family protein: MTFKFKRKRLLLSKKNKNSKSIGYARATHNEFEYLEEQIKKLKEEGCSVIFSEFISLDEGIKPQLNKAINCLSKGDELIITQLDRAFKNKKECLVTINKLINNDIKLRTLTGFFAANASSNKNSSIFKILYELDNLEDSSLDERKKEKLLRRKLSGNNLGGRPKISTLKESLVIRLRNEGYSYRSIRSQTGIALSTIRRIILEGKLT, translated from the coding sequence TTGACTTTTAAATTCAAAAGAAAACGGCTTTTACTATCTAAAAAAAATAAAAACTCTAAATCCATTGGATATGCTAGAGCTACTCATAATGAATTTGAATATTTAGAGGAGCAAATAAAAAAATTAAAGGAAGAGGGTTGCAGTGTAATATTTTCTGAATTTATAAGTTTAGATGAAGGAATCAAACCTCAACTCAATAAAGCTATAAATTGTTTATCTAAAGGCGATGAATTAATAATAACTCAGCTTGATCGAGCATTTAAAAATAAAAAAGAATGTTTGGTCACAATAAATAAACTCATTAATAATGATATTAAATTGCGTACTTTGACTGGTTTTTTCGCGGCTAATGCATCTTCTAACAAAAATTCTTCAATTTTTAAGATTTTATATGAATTAGATAATTTAGAAGACAGCAGTTTAGATGAAAGAAAAAAAGAAAAACTATTACGTAGAAAATTATCTGGAAATAATCTGGGAGGAAGGCCCAAGATAAGTACTTTAAAAGAATCTCTAGTTATCAGATTGCGTAATGAGGGATATTCATATCGATCAATCAGATCACAAACAGGAATTGCATTGTCAACAATAAGAAGAATAATTTTGGAGGGAAAATTAACCTAA
- the lipA gene encoding lipoyl synthase — translation MTNNPNILISKPDWLRVKAPQVERIGNTANLLNDLNLNTVCQEASCPNIGECFASGTATFLIMGPGCTRACPYCDIDFDKSTRELDPTESYRLAEAVYRMKLKHVVITSVNRDDLEDGGASQFFECVYQVRKKSPETTIELLIPDFCGNWKALEKVLDSNPNVLNHNIETVTSLYKKVRPQGKYERSLELLKRTREYSPKVYTKSGFMLGLGEKDEEVLSLLKDLKSNFVDIVTIGQYLSPGPNHLPVQRFVSPSKFNYFKVFGEKDLDFMQVVSSPLTRSSYHAEEIQKLMKKYPR, via the coding sequence TTGACTAATAATCCTAATATTTTAATTTCAAAACCTGATTGGTTAAGAGTAAAAGCTCCGCAAGTTGAGAGAATTGGGAATACTGCAAATTTGTTAAATGATTTAAATCTCAATACTGTATGTCAAGAAGCAAGCTGTCCAAATATTGGTGAATGTTTTGCTAGTGGAACAGCCACTTTCCTAATAATGGGTCCTGGCTGTACTAGGGCATGTCCATATTGCGATATTGATTTTGATAAATCTACAAGAGAATTAGATCCAACAGAATCATATCGTCTAGCAGAAGCCGTTTATAGAATGAAGCTTAAACATGTTGTAATCACATCAGTTAATAGAGATGATCTTGAGGATGGTGGTGCATCTCAATTTTTTGAATGTGTTTATCAAGTAAGAAAAAAATCTCCTGAAACTACTATTGAGCTTTTAATTCCTGATTTTTGTGGTAACTGGAAAGCTCTTGAAAAAGTTCTTGATTCAAATCCAAACGTTTTAAACCATAATATTGAGACTGTGACTTCGCTATATAAAAAAGTTAGACCTCAGGGTAAATATGAGAGAAGTCTTGAGTTACTTAAAAGAACCAGAGAATATTCTCCCAAAGTTTATACAAAGTCAGGCTTTATGCTTGGTTTAGGGGAAAAAGATGAGGAGGTCTTAAGTCTTCTTAAGGATTTAAAAAGTAATTTTGTTGATATTGTTACTATTGGTCAATATTTATCTCCTGGCCCTAATCATTTACCTGTTCAAAGATTTGTGAGTCCCTCAAAATTTAATTACTTTAAAGTTTTCGGGGAAAAAGATTTGGACTTTATGCAAGTAGTTAGTTCTCCTTTAACTCGAAGCAGTTACCATGCTGAAGAGATTCAAAAACTTATGAAAAAGTATCCAAGATAA